Proteins from one methanogenic archaeon mixed culture ISO4-G1 genomic window:
- a CDS encoding 2'-5' RNA ligase yields MKIRMFISVPLKDPSILKELLADVDRIDNVKASPMSQMHITMRFVGDIDDGKTKKVTRCVQEAVSGMEPFTVTIRGAGCFPRPRDPHVIWIGAEPADVLKRISDSIAANLKAVNISFDDKPFKSHITVGRCKGPADVRDFLDRYGDMEFGSFLCDEVLVMKSELGPKGAKHIVLERVPIRDAY; encoded by the coding sequence ATGAAGATCAGGATGTTCATATCGGTCCCGCTGAAGGACCCATCGATCCTGAAGGAACTCCTGGCGGATGTGGATCGTATCGACAATGTCAAGGCATCCCCTATGAGCCAGATGCACATCACAATGAGGTTCGTCGGGGATATCGACGACGGGAAGACCAAGAAGGTCACGAGGTGCGTGCAGGAAGCGGTCAGCGGTATGGAACCGTTCACCGTGACCATCCGCGGGGCGGGGTGCTTCCCCAGGCCCAGAGACCCTCACGTAATCTGGATAGGGGCCGAGCCGGCGGATGTCCTGAAGAGGATCTCCGATTCCATCGCAGCGAACCTCAAGGCCGTGAACATAAGCTTCGACGACAAGCCGTTCAAGAGTCACATAACCGTCGGGAGATGCAAGGGCCCTGCCGATGTGAGGGATTTCCTAGACAGGTACGGCGATATGGAATTCGGATCCTTCCTGTGCGACGAGGTCCTGGTCATGAAGTCCGAATTGGGCCCCAAGGGTGCGAAGCACATAGTCCTCGAGAGGGTCCCGATCCGAGATGCATATTGA
- a CDS encoding protein-tyrosine phosphatase, producing the protein MTVSVLFVCYGNICRSPLAEFVFKDMVEKAGLQGRIYIESAGTSGEHLGDYVDRRSVAVMKKHGISCDGKRSRQITRDDFKEFDYIITMDRQNMEDIRWLCPNPGCKVAMLMDYVGGGEVDDPYFTLDFDKAYSDIEAGCKGLLEEIKRGL; encoded by the coding sequence ATGACGGTGAGCGTCCTTTTCGTATGTTACGGCAACATATGCCGCAGTCCCTTGGCCGAGTTCGTCTTCAAGGATATGGTGGAGAAGGCAGGACTGCAGGGAAGGATCTACATCGAATCAGCGGGGACCAGCGGGGAGCACCTCGGGGACTACGTGGACAGGAGGTCCGTGGCCGTCATGAAGAAGCACGGCATCTCGTGCGACGGCAAGAGGAGCAGGCAGATCACCAGGGACGATTTCAAGGAGTTCGACTACATAATCACCATGGACCGTCAGAACATGGAGGATATCAGGTGGCTGTGTCCGAACCCCGGATGCAAGGTCGCGATGCTCATGGATTATGTCGGGGGCGGAGAGGTCGACGATCCCTATTTCACACTGGATTTCGACAAGGCCTACAGTGATATCGAGGCCGGATGCAAGGGGCTCCTAGAGGAGATAAAGAGGGGACTATGA